The nucleotide sequence CGGTTTCATCGCTCAAACGGGTTGAGGCAACAAAAGTAGCGGCAACACCAAAGGTCTGTACATCGACGTCGTTACCACGGTACATGCCACCGGGAATGGTAGCGGTACGGTAATAAGGGTTTTCGCTGAGCAGTTTTTCAACGGCTGGGCCAGTGACGGTGACAAGGTTGGTGTCACAAGAGGTCGTGGCTTCTTTCAGGGAACCACTGGGATGGCCTGCGGTGAACACAAACGCATCAATCTTGTTGTCACACAGGGCTTTGGCCTGTTCAGAGGACTTGAGTTCAGAGGTCAGTGAAAAGGCTTTGGTGGTCCACCCTTTGGCGGCCATTATTTGCTCCATGGTGCCGCGCTGGCCGGAACCCGGGTTGCCAATATTGACCCGCTTGCCTTTCAGGTCATCAAACGTCTTGATGTTGGCGTCTTTACGGGCAAGGACAGTGAAGGCTTCCGGGTGCAGGGAGAAGACTGCCCGCAGCTCTTTATCCGGGCCATTGGACTCAAATTTGCTGGTGCCGTTGGTGGCATGATATTGCCAGTCGGACTGAACAATACCCATGTCCATGTCACCTGCACGAATGGTGTTCAGGTTGTAGCTGGAACCACCGGTAGACTCAACAGAACAGCGAATACCAGTATCTTTGCGGGTTCTGTTAACCAGCCGGCAGATGGCGCCACCGGTCGGGTAGTAAACTCCGGTTACCCCGCCGGTACCGATGGTGACAAACTGCTGTTGAACGGTTTGAGCATTGGCGCTGACTGAAGAAACCGCTATGCTCGCTCCAAAAATGGCCATACTTAATTTTTTTAGTAATGTCATTGGCTATTCTCTGTTGTGGTTATTGTCGTTTTTGCTACTTCCTGTTCATGGCTATTTGCCACAAAACTCCATTTGTATCATCAGGGAAACTGAAACCTGATTACAAGGCACCAGTTGTATATCATACTTTTTTTATTCATTAAACTGCCTTGTAGCAATGTTTCAGACCATTTAGCTACCCTTTTGTTTTTAAATCTGTGCCCTTATGAGGGAAAACGGATCTATTCTTATAAGGTTGTGAAAGTGTCAGATTTCTGAATCGTCTGGTATGAATAGCGATATATGAAGGCGAAGGAGCATTTTTTACCTTTACGACAGGGCTTTTAGCCCTTGAGGAGTAAGACA is from Endozoicomonas gorgoniicola and encodes:
- a CDS encoding TAXI family TRAP transporter solute-binding subunit, whose amino-acid sequence is MTLLKKLSMAIFGASIAVSSVSANAQTVQQQFVTIGTGGVTGVYYPTGGAICRLVNRTRKDTGIRCSVESTGGSSYNLNTIRAGDMDMGIVQSDWQYHATNGTSKFESNGPDKELRAVFSLHPEAFTVLARKDANIKTFDDLKGKRVNIGNPGSGQRGTMEQIMAAKGWTTKAFSLTSELKSSEQAKALCDNKIDAFVFTAGHPSGSLKEATTSCDTNLVTVTGPAVEKLLSENPYYRTATIPGGMYRGNDVDVQTFGVAATFVASTRLSDETVYQVTKSVFEDLSTFKQMHQAFGTLKKEEMISDGLSAPLHEGAKRYFMEAGLIKK